One Thalassotalea sediminis DNA segment encodes these proteins:
- a CDS encoding pilus assembly protein PilP yields the protein MIKKAWFPVTILLLSGCFNDKSDLHEHIEQVKANTPSTIEPMPAVPVFNHVDYSASTLRSPFDAPKPEAIQEKIQQMSGCLSPDPRRRKQPLEKFAISDLSMRGTLGELGITWALVQASDSTLHRVAVGNYLGLYNGRVTEVSRDSVKVVELIPDGAGCWVERETTVAMIEADSQGQRN from the coding sequence ATGATAAAAAAAGCATGGTTTCCTGTTACAATACTATTATTAAGTGGTTGTTTTAATGATAAAAGCGACCTGCATGAACATATTGAACAAGTGAAAGCAAATACGCCGAGTACCATAGAGCCTATGCCTGCAGTTCCTGTTTTTAATCACGTAGATTATAGTGCCTCAACACTCAGAAGTCCGTTTGATGCACCAAAACCTGAAGCGATTCAAGAAAAAATTCAGCAAATGTCTGGCTGTTTAAGTCCTGACCCTCGTAGACGTAAACAACCACTTGAGAAGTTTGCGATTAGCGATTTATCAATGCGTGGTACGCTTGGTGAATTAGGTATAACGTGGGCCTTGGTTCAAGCATCCGATTCGACATTACACCGTGTTGCTGTGGGTAATTATTTAGGGTTGTATAATGGTCGAGTTACCGAAGTCAGCCGAGATAGCGTAAAAGTCGTTGAGTTAATCCCTGATGGTGCTGGCTGTTGGGTTGAACGGGAAACTACTGTTGCGATGATTGAAGCTGATAGTCAAGGGCAAAGGAATTAA
- a CDS encoding pilus assembly protein PilM produces the protein MLSNLLRKKASLIVGIDIGSHSAKAVLLSQTGDSYKLESIATEPMPRGALIDREIQDIEAVGKVIAKLRTQITSSATYAAAAVSGQTVITKVIYMDVSLNEQELASQIEIEADSLIPYPLDEVSLDFEPLEVNESDPTKINVLLSAARTESVEARVSALEAGGFTTKVIDVESYAVSRAYDLILPQLPDDANDKLVAIVDVGAMMTLFSVTQNGEHLYSRDQMFGGEQYTRSIVSYYNQTFEEAEVAKVTNNLPPNYTFEVLAPFHTIFVQQVRRAIQMFLTSSGKEKIDYLVISGGCAQVEGLESLLNEELGVHTIIANPFADMEISADVDQTQLSQSASQYMVAAGLALRSFSTWHI, from the coding sequence ATGCTTAGTAATCTATTGAGAAAGAAAGCTTCTCTAATTGTCGGAATTGACATTGGCTCCCACTCTGCAAAAGCTGTTTTGCTCAGTCAAACAGGCGATTCCTATAAATTAGAATCAATTGCTACTGAACCTATGCCAAGAGGTGCGTTAATCGATCGAGAGATACAGGATATCGAGGCCGTTGGTAAGGTGATAGCAAAATTACGAACGCAAATAACTTCTTCCGCAACTTATGCTGCTGCTGCCGTTTCTGGTCAAACAGTTATTACTAAAGTGATTTATATGGACGTTTCATTGAACGAGCAAGAACTTGCGAGTCAAATAGAAATAGAAGCGGACAGTTTAATTCCATATCCTTTAGATGAAGTGAGCTTAGATTTTGAGCCACTAGAAGTTAACGAATCTGATCCAACCAAAATTAATGTACTCTTGAGTGCTGCACGTACGGAGTCTGTCGAAGCGCGTGTTTCTGCACTAGAAGCGGGAGGCTTTACTACCAAAGTTATTGATGTGGAATCGTACGCGGTAAGTCGTGCATATGATTTAATTCTGCCTCAATTGCCAGATGACGCAAATGATAAACTGGTTGCGATTGTTGATGTTGGCGCAATGATGACCCTGTTTTCGGTGACACAAAATGGTGAACATTTATATAGTCGAGATCAAATGTTTGGTGGCGAGCAATATACGCGCTCTATTGTATCTTATTACAATCAAACGTTTGAAGAAGCTGAGGTGGCGAAGGTAACTAATAACCTGCCTCCTAATTATACCTTTGAAGTATTAGCTCCTTTTCACACGATATTCGTGCAACAAGTACGAAGAGCCATTCAAATGTTTTTGACATCGAGTGGTAAAGAAAAAATTGATTATCTGGTTATTTCCGGTGGTTGCGCTCAAGTAGAAGGCTTAGAGAGTTTACTGAATGAGGAGCTGGGGGTTCACACTATTATTGCGAACCCATTTGCTGATATGGAAATATCAGCTGACGTTGACCAAACACAACTTTCTCAATCCGCAAGTCAATATATGGTCGCTGCTGGACTTGCGCTAAGGAGTTTCTCTACATGGCATATATAA
- a CDS encoding Dam family site-specific DNA-(adenine-N6)-methyltransferase, translating into MVKKQRAFLKWAGGKYSLTEKINKLLPKGDRLIEPFVGAGSVFLNSEYEQYLLNDINKDLINLYQTIQQDPVNFIEDAKRFFVADNNVAEAYYHLRSEFNATVDKHYRSLLFLYLNRHGYNGLCRYNKSGGYNVPFGKYKKPYFPEAELEFFAEKAKKAIFICEGYRQTFARAEDGDVIYCDPPYVPLSKTASFTSYAGNGFGLDEQADLANVAEETTSAKKVTVLISNHDTIWTRKIYQGAKARKSIKVARTISQKGSTRKKVSELMALYK; encoded by the coding sequence ATGGTAAAAAAGCAACGAGCATTCCTGAAGTGGGCTGGCGGTAAATATAGTCTCACTGAAAAAATAAATAAATTATTGCCGAAAGGCGATAGGTTAATTGAACCTTTTGTTGGTGCAGGTTCAGTATTTCTAAACAGTGAATATGAGCAATATCTGCTGAATGATATCAATAAAGATTTAATTAACCTGTATCAAACTATTCAACAAGATCCTGTCAACTTTATTGAAGATGCCAAACGTTTTTTTGTTGCCGACAATAATGTTGCTGAAGCGTATTACCATTTACGCAGTGAATTTAACGCAACGGTAGATAAACATTATCGCTCATTATTGTTTCTATACTTAAACCGTCACGGTTACAATGGATTGTGCCGTTACAATAAATCTGGCGGCTACAATGTTCCTTTTGGTAAATATAAAAAACCATATTTTCCAGAAGCAGAATTAGAGTTCTTTGCTGAAAAAGCCAAAAAGGCGATTTTTATTTGTGAGGGCTATCGTCAAACCTTTGCGCGCGCAGAAGATGGTGATGTCATTTATTGTGATCCGCCATACGTACCGTTAAGCAAAACAGCTAGTTTTACTAGCTATGCGGGCAATGGATTTGGTCTGGATGAACAAGCAGACCTGGCAAATGTTGCTGAAGAAACTACATCTGCAAAGAAAGTAACTGTTCTGATAAGCAATCACGATACCATTTGGACGAGAAAAATATATCAAGGTGCAAAAGCACGAAAATCAATAAAAGTCGCACGAACCATTAGCCAGAAAGGTAGTACGCGAAAGAAAGTGTCTGAATTAATGGCGCTTTACAAATAA
- the aroK gene encoding shikimate kinase AroK: protein MAEKRNIFLVGPMGAGKSTIGRELADKLHLEFYDSDQEIERRTGADISWVFDLEGEEGFRKREEQVIDDLSQLQGIVLATGGGSVISNHVRNRLSARGIVVYLETTIDKQVARTQRDRRRPLLQTSEEPRSVLEKLAVERNPLYEEIADVIVQTDDQSAKIVANKIVERLDF from the coding sequence ATGGCAGAAAAACGTAACATTTTCTTGGTGGGCCCAATGGGCGCAGGCAAAAGCACCATAGGTAGAGAGTTAGCTGATAAACTACACTTAGAGTTTTATGATTCAGATCAGGAAATCGAGCGCCGTACGGGTGCAGATATATCATGGGTTTTCGATCTTGAAGGAGAAGAAGGTTTTCGTAAGAGAGAAGAGCAGGTTATTGATGACTTAAGCCAATTGCAAGGTATTGTCCTAGCAACAGGTGGCGGCTCAGTAATCAGCAATCATGTGAGAAATCGTTTGTCAGCACGTGGTATTGTCGTTTACTTAGAAACCACAATAGATAAGCAAGTAGCGAGAACACAACGTGATCGTCGCCGTCCATTACTTCAAACATCGGAAGAACCACGTTCAGTGTTAGAGAAGTTAGCGGTAGAACGTAATCCTTTATACGAAGAAATCGCAGATGTTATTGTTCAGACCGACGATCAAAGTGCAAAGATTGTCGCGAATAAAATTGTAGAGCGCCTAGACTTCTAA
- the aroB gene encoding 3-dehydroquinate synthase — protein MATLQLDLAERSYPIYIDSHLLQAGELLSKHIRGQRVCVVTNNIVAELYLPALQQLLSNFQVDEIILPDGEAEKSLHNFEKIMSHLLENTHGRDSTLIALGGGVIGDITGFAAACYQRGIDFIQVPTTLLSQVDSSVGGKTAVNHPLGKNMIGAFYQPKAVLIDIDSLQTLPAREFSAGMAEVIKYGILGDSIFFEWLEHHIEDINAQIPAVLVEMIQRCCQCKADIVSADETEAGCRALLNLGHTFGHAIEAEQGYGNWLHGEAVATGMVLAAKLSVAMNLLEASELRRIESLLAAFNLPLDAPDTMNFTSFIKHMRRDKKNIGGKLRLIIPNAIGEAVMRDDISEDMLQQIL, from the coding sequence ATGGCCACTTTACAGCTTGATTTAGCTGAACGCAGTTATCCAATTTATATAGATAGTCACCTTTTGCAAGCAGGCGAACTGCTCTCAAAGCATATACGTGGTCAACGCGTATGTGTTGTGACTAATAATATTGTTGCCGAATTATACTTACCGGCGTTACAACAGTTATTAAGCAATTTTCAAGTTGACGAAATTATCCTTCCCGATGGTGAGGCTGAAAAAAGCTTACATAATTTTGAAAAAATTATGTCTCATCTCTTGGAAAACACTCATGGTAGAGATAGCACTCTTATTGCTTTGGGTGGTGGGGTAATTGGCGATATAACGGGTTTTGCGGCCGCATGTTATCAACGTGGTATTGATTTCATTCAAGTCCCAACAACACTATTATCTCAAGTAGATTCTTCAGTCGGTGGAAAAACAGCCGTCAATCACCCGTTAGGGAAGAATATGATTGGTGCTTTTTACCAACCTAAAGCAGTTTTAATTGATATTGATAGTCTTCAAACATTACCAGCGCGTGAATTTTCAGCGGGTATGGCAGAAGTTATTAAGTATGGTATTTTAGGCGATAGTATCTTTTTTGAATGGTTAGAACACCATATTGAAGATATTAATGCCCAAATACCAGCTGTTTTAGTTGAAATGATACAGCGTTGTTGTCAATGCAAAGCTGATATTGTTTCTGCTGATGAAACTGAAGCTGGTTGTCGCGCGTTGCTAAATTTAGGTCACACATTTGGTCATGCGATTGAAGCTGAACAAGGCTATGGCAATTGGTTACATGGCGAAGCCGTTGCTACTGGCATGGTACTTGCTGCTAAGCTTTCAGTAGCAATGAATTTGTTAGAAGCGTCAGAACTTCGTCGGATTGAATCTTTGCTTGCGGCATTTAATTTACCGTTAGATGCGCCAGATACAATGAATTTCACTTCATTTATCAAACATATGCGAAGAGACAAAAAGAATATTGGCGGTAAATTACGCCTGATCATTCCTAACGCTATCGGCGAAGCCGTGATGCGTGATGACATTAGTGAGGACATGCTTCAACAAATTCTGTAA
- a CDS encoding DUF2970 domain-containing protein — translation MKDAQPLKETIKSVASALLGVQSNKNRERDFTQGKFSHFVIVGLIAVILFVLSLVAIVSLVIE, via the coding sequence ATGAAAGATGCCCAGCCTTTAAAAGAAACCATTAAAAGTGTTGCTTCCGCCTTACTCGGTGTGCAAAGCAATAAAAACCGAGAAAGAGACTTTACGCAAGGTAAATTTAGTCACTTTGTTATAGTCGGCTTAATTGCTGTAATTCTTTTTGTACTTAGTTTAGTAGCAATTGTATCGTTAGTAATTGAATAA
- a CDS encoding type 4a pilus biogenesis protein PilO, which translates to MNIDFSQFDNLELDNIGNWPPLPKAVFAGFLAVVVIALGYFTIVADKIKRLDAVAAEEVTLKQQYQSKYYVAANLELFQQQMVEAESLFAKQLKSLPESHETPGLLDDITFVGTTSGLDFVKLNWQPEITQEIYIELPIDIEVVGSYHEFGSFVSKIAGLPRIVTLHDFDIQMVKDTNGLLNLKLQAKTYRYRETTQ; encoded by the coding sequence ATGAATATAGACTTCTCGCAATTTGATAACTTAGAACTTGATAATATTGGTAATTGGCCGCCATTACCCAAAGCAGTATTTGCTGGTTTCCTTGCCGTTGTAGTTATTGCTTTAGGTTATTTCACGATTGTGGCTGATAAAATTAAACGTTTAGATGCAGTGGCTGCAGAAGAAGTAACCTTAAAACAGCAATACCAAAGCAAATATTACGTTGCGGCAAATTTAGAGCTTTTTCAACAGCAAATGGTTGAAGCTGAATCTTTGTTTGCCAAGCAATTAAAAAGCTTACCAGAAAGTCATGAAACTCCTGGATTGTTAGATGATATTACTTTTGTTGGAACAACGAGCGGGTTGGATTTTGTTAAGCTAAATTGGCAGCCTGAAATTACACAAGAAATTTATATTGAGCTGCCCATCGATATTGAAGTTGTTGGTTCATACCATGAATTTGGTAGTTTTGTTAGCAAAATAGCGGGCTTACCGCGTATTGTCACGCTTCATGATTTTGATATTCAAATGGTTAAAGATACGAATGGTTTGTTAAACTTAAAGCTCCAAGCAAAAACGTATCGGTATAGGGAGACAACGCAATGA
- the trpS gene encoding tryptophan--tRNA ligase produces MTKPVVLSGCQPSGALTIGNYLGALKQWVNMQQSHDCYYMLVNQHAITVRPEAEALRKATLDGLALYLACGVDPKQSTIFIQSHVPAHAQLSWVLNCYTQMGELNRMTQYKDKSQKSEANMNAGLFTYPVLMAADILLYGANQVPVGDDQKQHLELARDVATRFNNLYGEIFTVPEPHIPEFGARIMSLQDPTKKMSKSDANPGNFIGLLEDPKKISKKIKRAVTDSDELARIYFDVAEKPGVSNLLSLLSCATGQSVEQLVPQYEDKMYGHLKGDVAEAVVAMLEPIQTRFHEYRNDETFMQNVMKTGAEKASERAEHVLNAVYNAIGFIPKP; encoded by the coding sequence ATGACAAAACCTGTAGTATTGAGTGGCTGTCAGCCATCAGGTGCATTAACAATAGGGAATTATTTAGGCGCTTTGAAGCAATGGGTAAATATGCAACAAAGCCATGATTGCTATTACATGTTAGTTAACCAGCATGCGATTACTGTACGTCCAGAGGCAGAAGCATTAAGAAAAGCAACCTTAGATGGTTTAGCGCTTTATCTCGCATGTGGTGTTGATCCAAAACAAAGTACTATTTTTATTCAGTCTCACGTACCAGCGCATGCGCAATTAAGTTGGGTGTTAAACTGTTATACCCAAATGGGTGAGCTTAATCGCATGACCCAATATAAAGATAAATCTCAAAAGTCAGAAGCAAATATGAACGCAGGCTTATTTACATATCCTGTATTAATGGCAGCAGATATATTGCTTTATGGTGCTAATCAAGTCCCTGTTGGTGATGATCAAAAACAACACCTAGAATTAGCACGCGATGTTGCGACTCGTTTTAATAATTTGTATGGTGAAATATTTACTGTACCTGAACCACATATTCCTGAGTTCGGAGCACGGATCATGAGTCTACAAGATCCGACCAAAAAAATGTCGAAATCAGATGCAAATCCAGGCAACTTTATTGGTTTATTAGAAGATCCTAAAAAGATTAGCAAGAAAATTAAACGTGCAGTGACTGACTCCGATGAATTAGCACGTATTTATTTTGATGTTGCTGAAAAACCAGGTGTATCAAATCTATTATCATTGTTGTCTTGTGCTACAGGACAATCAGTCGAGCAATTGGTACCGCAATATGAAGATAAAATGTATGGTCATTTGAAAGGAGATGTTGCAGAAGCTGTTGTTGCTATGCTTGAGCCAATTCAAACGCGTTTCCATGAATATCGTAATGATGAAACGTTTAT
- a CDS encoding PilN domain-containing protein: MAYINLLPWREEAEKAKQRQYMTLLTAVALVAFAVVFLVGQFYQLRIDGQVERNRFLQTEIAILDKRIEEIKTLNEKKQELEKRITVIEQLQRSRNVGTQVLDEIAKIVPSGVYLTKMDKQGNTIQLLGKSESNNHLANMIRNIESSELFTDAVLESITTNDATSKLLSDFKMRVKIKGLLSAEAQSAELQGASK, encoded by the coding sequence ATGGCATATATAAATTTACTTCCATGGCGTGAGGAAGCAGAAAAAGCCAAACAGCGACAGTATATGACGTTGCTTACCGCAGTTGCTCTTGTCGCTTTTGCTGTCGTCTTTCTGGTTGGTCAGTTTTATCAATTACGTATTGATGGTCAAGTTGAAAGAAACCGTTTCTTGCAAACTGAAATAGCGATTTTGGATAAGCGTATTGAAGAAATTAAAACGCTTAATGAAAAGAAACAAGAATTAGAAAAAAGAATTACCGTTATTGAACAATTACAACGAAGTCGAAATGTTGGTACACAAGTCTTAGACGAGATAGCTAAAATTGTTCCATCTGGGGTATACCTTACAAAAATGGACAAGCAAGGTAATACGATTCAATTATTAGGGAAGAGTGAATCAAATAATCACTTAGCTAATATGATACGTAATATCGAGAGTTCAGAATTGTTTACTGATGCAGTGTTGGAATCGATTACAACTAATGATGCGACCAGTAAATTACTCAGTGATTTTAAAATGCGAGTCAAAATTAAAGGCTTGCTAAGTGCTGAAGCACAGTCAGCAGAGTTACAAGGAGCGAGTAAATGA
- the rpe gene encoding ribulose-phosphate 3-epimerase gives MSSYLIAPSILSADFARLGEDVENVLNAGADVIHFDVMDNHYVPNLSFGPMVCKSLRDYGITAPIDVHLMVKPVDSLIPDFAKAGASIITFHPEASEHVDRSLQLIKDHGCKAGIVLNPATSLHLLDFVMNKVDVILLMSVNPGFGGQSFIPETVDKVKLVKEKIRQSGRDIRLEVDGGVNAANIAEIAKAGADMFVAGSAIFSKPDYKEAIDEMRRALATV, from the coding sequence ATGTCTTCTTATTTAATTGCGCCATCTATTTTATCGGCAGACTTCGCTCGTCTAGGTGAAGATGTAGAGAATGTACTAAATGCTGGGGCTGATGTTATTCATTTTGATGTCATGGACAATCATTATGTACCGAACTTGTCGTTTGGCCCTATGGTATGTAAATCGCTACGTGATTATGGCATTACTGCGCCAATTGATGTGCACTTAATGGTAAAGCCAGTTGATTCATTAATTCCTGATTTTGCAAAAGCGGGCGCCAGCATTATCACCTTTCATCCTGAAGCGAGTGAACACGTTGATCGGAGTTTACAGTTAATCAAAGATCATGGTTGTAAAGCTGGTATCGTGTTAAATCCCGCAACATCATTGCACCTGTTGGATTTTGTTATGAATAAAGTCGATGTCATTTTGTTGATGTCGGTAAATCCAGGCTTTGGTGGACAATCTTTTATCCCTGAAACCGTGGATAAAGTTAAGTTAGTGAAAGAAAAAATTCGCCAAAGTGGCAGAGATATTCGTTTAGAAGTTGACGGTGGCGTTAATGCCGCTAACATTGCGGAAATTGCGAAAGCAGGCGCAGATATGTTTGTTGCTGGTTCTGCAATCTTTTCTAAACCAGATTATAAAGAAGCGATCGATGAAATGCGTCGAGCGCTTGCAACTGTTTGA
- a CDS encoding type IV pilus secretin PilQ yields the protein MLHLNNMKMKNANWQHKLVVLIFLSISSVFSMATEVTSLRYNTLQNDEIELVFTLSDDIVEIPNVETSMNPALISITFDADSFDQMLAETKIDHAGVENVIFKKTAGKIVANIHLDKLAIFDVSSQNNEFSILLNKDVLPKSVGQLSSADNPYINKIANIDFRRNKDEQAQILVTLDDSMVAVDVSDRLGKLFIEFHNTEITEDFLYQLDVTDFGTKVNTIETFKEGNNARLVVDIEGSFTFEHKQLQNVFSLTVTEDVKAPGYLGEAEDFNGRAISLNFQDIPVRTVLQIIADLNGFNLVTSDTVAGNITLRLDGVPWDQALDIILKVKGLDKRMEGNILMVAPGDELAAREAKELQAQQQVAELAPLYSEYIQVNYAKAQEFADLVKNEDNSILSPRGSVSVDARTNTLLIRDTAQSIEDVKRMVSVLDIPVRQVVIESRMVTVKDNINEELGIRWGVTDTDGQYGTSGSLSGAGNANNGAVPSLSERLNVNLPATSPAGSIAFQVARLADGTILDLELSALENENKGEIIASPRITTANQKEAYIEQGVEIPYQEAASSGATSTQFKKAVLSLKVTPQITPDDRIILDLVVTQDTVSTVTNGTAPAIDTQRIGTQVLVNNGETIVLGGIYQQSVINSVSKVPVLGDIPYFGWMFRNTNNFNEKKELLIFVTPRIVTERF from the coding sequence ATGTTGCATTTAAATAATATGAAAATGAAAAACGCAAATTGGCAACATAAGCTTGTTGTCTTGATCTTTTTGTCAATTTCCTCGGTATTCTCTATGGCGACTGAGGTCACTTCCTTACGCTATAACACCCTTCAAAACGATGAAATTGAGTTAGTTTTTACGTTGTCTGATGACATCGTTGAAATACCAAACGTTGAAACATCAATGAATCCAGCGCTTATTAGTATTACCTTTGACGCTGACTCCTTTGATCAAATGTTAGCTGAAACTAAAATAGATCATGCTGGTGTTGAAAATGTTATCTTCAAAAAAACGGCAGGCAAAATTGTCGCGAATATTCATCTCGATAAACTTGCTATTTTTGATGTTAGTTCACAAAACAATGAGTTTTCAATTTTACTGAATAAAGACGTATTGCCTAAGTCGGTTGGTCAATTATCATCGGCCGATAACCCGTATATTAATAAAATTGCCAATATTGATTTTCGTCGTAACAAAGACGAGCAAGCTCAAATTCTAGTGACGCTTGATGACAGTATGGTTGCCGTTGATGTAAGTGATCGTTTAGGCAAATTATTCATTGAATTTCATAATACTGAAATTACAGAAGACTTTTTATATCAATTAGACGTTACCGACTTTGGCACTAAGGTAAACACGATTGAAACGTTTAAAGAGGGCAATAATGCAAGACTAGTTGTCGATATTGAGGGCAGTTTTACCTTCGAACATAAACAGTTACAAAATGTTTTCTCTTTAACAGTTACAGAAGACGTAAAAGCACCTGGTTATTTGGGAGAGGCTGAAGACTTTAACGGTCGAGCGATTTCGCTTAACTTCCAAGATATTCCGGTGAGAACCGTGCTACAGATTATTGCAGATCTAAATGGTTTTAACCTTGTAACCAGTGACACTGTAGCGGGCAACATTACCTTAAGATTAGACGGTGTTCCTTGGGATCAAGCACTAGATATCATTTTAAAGGTAAAAGGGTTAGATAAGCGCATGGAAGGCAATATACTAATGGTTGCGCCAGGCGATGAATTAGCCGCTAGAGAAGCGAAAGAACTGCAAGCTCAACAACAAGTTGCTGAGCTTGCTCCACTTTACTCTGAATATATTCAGGTAAATTATGCTAAGGCGCAAGAGTTTGCAGACCTCGTTAAAAATGAAGATAACAGCATTCTTTCCCCACGAGGGAGTGTGAGTGTTGATGCAAGAACAAATACGTTATTGATCAGAGATACGGCACAAAGTATCGAAGACGTGAAGAGAATGGTCAGTGTATTAGACATTCCTGTGCGTCAAGTTGTTATTGAATCTCGAATGGTAACCGTAAAAGATAATATCAATGAAGAGCTTGGCATTCGTTGGGGGGTTACAGATACCGATGGTCAATATGGCACATCAGGATCTCTGTCAGGAGCGGGCAATGCTAATAATGGTGCTGTGCCGTCATTGAGCGAACGTTTGAATGTAAATTTACCGGCAACGTCACCTGCAGGCAGTATTGCATTTCAAGTCGCTAGGCTAGCTGATGGTACGATTTTAGATTTAGAGTTAAGTGCCCTTGAAAATGAAAACAAAGGCGAAATTATTGCTAGTCCTCGTATCACTACGGCTAATCAGAAAGAAGCATATATTGAACAAGGTGTTGAAATACCTTATCAAGAAGCGGCATCAAGTGGTGCAACGTCAACGCAATTTAAAAAGGCGGTGTTAAGCCTTAAGGTAACGCCTCAAATTACACCTGATGACCGTATTATACTTGATTTAGTGGTGACACAAGATACCGTTTCTACGGTAACTAATGGAACAGCACCAGCCATTGATACCCAAAGAATCGGCACCCAAGTTTTAGTTAACAATGGCGAAACGATAGTATTGGGTGGAATTTATCAACAATCTGTTATTAATAGCGTATCAAAAGTTCCTGTTTTAGGTGATATTCCATACTTTGGATGGATGTTCCGTAACACAAATAACTTCAATGAGAAAAAAGAGCTGTTAATTTTTGTCACTCCACGCATTGTAACTGAAAGATTTTAA
- a CDS encoding TorF family putative porin produces the protein MKNTLMKVALASTILTSSMLTTTAIAGDWSANAAVTSNYLWRGLEQTGGKAAISGGIDYAGDSGFYAGTWVSNADWAEGMTYELDLYAGFGGDISETVSYDVGFIYFAYPDETTGDADFSEVYASLSFSNLTLGVAVLADGEGADAGDTLYASADYSVALANEAEVALHLGSYSGDWLAEDSIDYGVSISKSGFTLGASQTDLEGGAGDLKVYLSYAIDIDL, from the coding sequence ATGAAAAATACACTAATGAAAGTCGCACTTGCTTCAACAATTTTAACTTCTTCAATGCTCACCACAACAGCAATTGCTGGGGATTGGTCTGCTAACGCTGCGGTAACAAGCAACTACTTGTGGCGTGGCCTAGAACAAACAGGTGGTAAAGCCGCTATCTCTGGTGGTATTGATTATGCTGGCGATTCCGGTTTTTATGCTGGTACATGGGTATCTAACGCCGATTGGGCAGAAGGTATGACCTATGAGCTTGACCTATACGCAGGCTTTGGCGGTGATATAAGTGAGACCGTGTCTTACGACGTAGGCTTTATCTATTTTGCTTACCCTGACGAGACAACCGGCGACGCAGACTTTTCAGAAGTGTATGCAAGCTTAAGCTTTAGCAATTTAACCTTAGGTGTTGCTGTATTAGCAGATGGCGAAGGGGCTGATGCCGGTGATACGCTTTATGCATCTGCAGACTATAGTGTCGCCTTAGCAAATGAGGCGGAAGTTGCGCTACATTTAGGTTCTTATTCTGGCGACTGGTTAGCCGAAGACTCAATTGATTATGGCGTAAGTATCAGTAAAAGTGGTTTTACACTCGGTGCTTCACAAACCGATTTAGAAGGCGGAGCCGGTGATTTAAAAGTGTATCTGTCTTACGCTATCGATATTGATCTTTAA